The segment GCTGAGGTGCGCATAGCGACTATGCTACTCAAGCCCGAAGCGCTCCAGTGTCCTATCCATGCCGACTATGTGGGGATGGAGATCCATAACAGTTTCATCGTCGGGCACGGGCTCGACTACAACGAGCGGGGGCGTATGCTCGATGATATCTATATACTAAAAGAGTAATCATACAGGAATAATCATACGGTCCAGAGAGACCATCTAAACCACTACTAAAAGCAATGATCCACGTAATAATCTTCGGCGCACCAGGTGCTGGCAAGGGTACACAGAGCCAATTCATCGAGCAGCATTACCATCTAGAGCACATCTCTACGGGCGACCTACTCCGACAGGAGATCGCTCGCCAGTCACCTCTAGGCAAGCGCGTACAGAGTATCATCTCTCAGGGGCATCTCGTAGATGATGATACGATTATCGACCTTATAGCCAATGAGCTGCACCACCTCCCCGAGGGTGTCGATGGCGTTATCTTCGACGGCTTCCCCCGTACGGTAGCACAGGCTGAGGCTCTCGATGCTCTCCTAGAGAAGGATCAAAGGAGCGTGGATTGCTTGATCGAACTCAAGGTACCCGAAGAGGAGCTGCGGACACGCCTACTCAATCGTGCTAAGATCGAGGGACGTGCTGACGACACGCCCGAGGTGATCGCAGACCGCATACGCGTCTACAATGAGCGCACACTCCCGATCGTGGATTACTATCACCGCAAGGGGGTACACTACGAGGTGCCTGGCGCCGGCTCCATAGAGGAGATCACGGGGGCTATCTTTGTGGCTATAGACAAGAGCTTACAGCATAATAAGTAAACCAATGGCAGGTGAGAGCAACTTTGTAGACTATGTCAAGATCTACCTTCGCTCAGGCAAGGGCGGAAGAGGATCAGCACACTTTCGTCGTGAGAAGTACATCCCCAAGGGTGGTCCCGACGGAGGTGACGGTGGTCGTGGCGGTAGCATTTATATAGAGGCCAACCAAAACTACTGGACGCTCCTACACCTGCGCTACAATCGTCATATCATCGCCGAGAATGGCGAGGCGGGTAGTGCTAAGCTACAGACGGGTGCCGATGCGCCCGACATTGTGATCGAGGTCCCTTGCGGGACGAGCGTGCATGACGCTACGACGGGCGAATTTATCCTAGATGTGTCGCAGCATGG is part of the Porphyromonas asaccharolytica DSM 20707 genome and harbors:
- a CDS encoding adenylate kinase, coding for MIHVIIFGAPGAGKGTQSQFIEQHYHLEHISTGDLLRQEIARQSPLGKRVQSIISQGHLVDDDTIIDLIANELHHLPEGVDGVIFDGFPRTVAQAEALDALLEKDQRSVDCLIELKVPEEELRTRLLNRAKIEGRADDTPEVIADRIRVYNERTLPIVDYYHRKGVHYEVPGAGSIEEITGAIFVAIDKSLQHNK